From Peromyscus maniculatus bairdii isolate BWxNUB_F1_BW_parent chromosome 8, HU_Pman_BW_mat_3.1, whole genome shotgun sequence, a single genomic window includes:
- the LOC102911133 gene encoding uncharacterized protein LOC102911133 isoform X2 codes for MSYFNNWKSTQMSQSLMSHDSIRIPHEKKKENKNHEDLPEGHHSPHGQMLQDVEGVWSAGSKTKEAGEDGAAEEGPLLSKIEPRKDVKDWRLPTALGAVNPPLISSGLSEGKAAGRSCELSPPITKSFRIYDARMARLPQQGPFRHLMDMKAEKRLAGWKERRSRFGDISTHKCYQFGQIFSPFQALATTEMRRLVLPRDLPMSSRMQRLSTSSFSDMNLQDLPLSPTELSLGKDDSHHEKEKSVSHIKTPLFPPIFKATKYNDMK; via the exons GATTCCTcatgagaagaaaaaggagaacaaaAATCATGAAGATCTTCCAGAAGGCCATCACTCACCCCATGGTCAGATGCTGCAGGATGTGGAGGGTGTCTGGAGTGCTGGCAGCAAGACTAAGGAGGCGGGAGAAGATGGGGCTGCAGAGGAAGGACCTTTGCTCAGCAAAATAGAGCCACGCAAAGATGTGAAAG ATTGGAGGCTGCCGACCGCTCTGGGAGCTGTGAATCCGCCTCTAATCTCCTCAGGTCTGAGTGAGGGCAAGGCTGCCGGACGAAGCTGTGAATTATCCCCCCCAATAACAAAGAGCTTCCGAATATACGAC GCACGTATGGCCCGTCTGCCCCAGCAGGGCCCTTTCCGGCACCTCATGGACATGAAGGCGGAGAAGAGACTGGCAGGCTGGAAGGAACGCCGTAGCCGCTTTGGTGACATCAGCACGCATAAGTGCTACCAGTTTGGACAGATCTTCTCTCCTTTCCAGGCTCTGGCCACCACG GAGATGCGAAGGCTGGTGTTACCCCGAGACCTGCCCATGAGTTCTCGAATGCAGAGACTAAGTACTTCCTCCTTCAGTGACATGAATCTCCAGGATTTACCTCTCTCTCCCACAGAGCTGAGCTTGGGAAAGGATGACAGCCATCATGAAAAAGAGAAATCAGTGAGCCACATTAAAACACCTTTATTCCCCCCAATATTTAAAGCAACAAAGTATaatgacatgaaataa
- the LOC102911133 gene encoding uncharacterized protein LOC102911133 isoform X1 — translation MSYFNNWKSTQMSQSLMSHDSIRIPHEKKKENKNHEDLPEGHHSPHGQMLQDVEGVWSAGSKTKEAGEDGAAEEGPLLSKIEPRKDVKDWRLPTALGAVNPPLISSGLSEGKAAGRSCELSPPITKSFRIYDVSPLSSPNLLQTEKMCPYRRARMARLPQQGPFRHLMDMKAEKRLAGWKERRSRFGDISTHKCYQFGQIFSPFQALATTEMRRLVLPRDLPMSSRMQRLSTSSFSDMNLQDLPLSPTELSLGKDDSHHEKEKSVSHIKTPLFPPIFKATKYNDMK, via the exons GATTCCTcatgagaagaaaaaggagaacaaaAATCATGAAGATCTTCCAGAAGGCCATCACTCACCCCATGGTCAGATGCTGCAGGATGTGGAGGGTGTCTGGAGTGCTGGCAGCAAGACTAAGGAGGCGGGAGAAGATGGGGCTGCAGAGGAAGGACCTTTGCTCAGCAAAATAGAGCCACGCAAAGATGTGAAAG ATTGGAGGCTGCCGACCGCTCTGGGAGCTGTGAATCCGCCTCTAATCTCCTCAGGTCTGAGTGAGGGCAAGGCTGCCGGACGAAGCTGTGAATTATCCCCCCCAATAACAAAGAGCTTCCGAATATACGACGTgagtcctctttcttctcctaacCTGTTGCAGACTGAGAAGATGTGTCCCTACAGAAGG GCACGTATGGCCCGTCTGCCCCAGCAGGGCCCTTTCCGGCACCTCATGGACATGAAGGCGGAGAAGAGACTGGCAGGCTGGAAGGAACGCCGTAGCCGCTTTGGTGACATCAGCACGCATAAGTGCTACCAGTTTGGACAGATCTTCTCTCCTTTCCAGGCTCTGGCCACCACG GAGATGCGAAGGCTGGTGTTACCCCGAGACCTGCCCATGAGTTCTCGAATGCAGAGACTAAGTACTTCCTCCTTCAGTGACATGAATCTCCAGGATTTACCTCTCTCTCCCACAGAGCTGAGCTTGGGAAAGGATGACAGCCATCATGAAAAAGAGAAATCAGTGAGCCACATTAAAACACCTTTATTCCCCCCAATATTTAAAGCAACAAAGTATaatgacatgaaataa